In a genomic window of Deltaproteobacteria bacterium:
- a CDS encoding non-ribosomal peptide synthetase has product ALPLTPNGKVDRKRLPAPFASRIEKVRLEPRTVAEALMASIWRDTLRVEHVGVHDNFFDLGGHSLLSLQVIARVEKETGVQLSPRVLLLNTLEQAAALLPDERPLAASKTVANQPPMSDGLLGRLAKRFLR; this is encoded by the coding sequence AGGCGCTGCCGCTCACGCCCAACGGAAAGGTCGATCGCAAGCGGCTGCCGGCGCCCTTCGCGAGCCGGATCGAGAAGGTGCGGCTCGAGCCGCGAACGGTAGCCGAAGCGCTGATGGCGAGCATCTGGCGCGACACGCTGCGCGTGGAGCACGTGGGCGTCCACGACAACTTCTTCGACCTGGGCGGTCACTCGCTGCTCTCGCTGCAGGTGATCGCGCGCGTCGAGAAGGAGACGGGGGTTCAGCTCAGCCCGCGCGTGCTCCTGCTCAACACGCTGGAACAGGCCGCGGCGCTGCTTCCGGATGAACGGCCGTTGGCTGCCTCGAAAACCGTAGCCAATCAGCCACCCATGTCGGATGGCCTGCTGGGGCGCCTGGCCAAGCGCTTCCTGAGGTGA